The sequence below is a genomic window from Brevibacillus laterosporus.
TGTTTCGGAAAAATATCTTGTAAGAACTGCTCTCCATCTTGCGTTAATTCCGCATAGATAACGCGTCGATCATTTGGGCAAGGCTTACGAAGCAAATATCCTTTTTTCTCTAACTTATCTACCACATAGGTAATGTTACCACTGGAGATCAAAATCTTGTCACCAATCTGCTGAAGAGGTTGTCTGCCTCTATGAAATAACAATTCTAAGACGCCAAACTCAGTGGGATTTAAGTCATATTGTCGAATATCTTTCTGAACGTGAGCAGACGCCCAGTTAAAAGCACGGGATAGCACGACGAACAAATGGAGGGATTGCTCTTGATTTCTATTTGAATCGACTGTTTCCAAGTCAATTTGTTTTGCCTGCTTGTTCAACATTTTGTTTTCTCCTTTCTTTTTACAGTTAATCTTACCTTTTGCAACTATCAAATCTATATGTCTCATTTTTTGATATCTTAAATTTGAGATATCTGAAGAATACTATCTTTTCCATCCGTTGTCAACATTTTATTGCTACTTACTCATTGTTTATACTAAGCCACATTAGGCTTTCACTCTTCTAAATAAAAAATTTACACAGTGTCGGTTACGTATTCGTCTCCTAGGAAAAATGATTGATTATTTTCGACTTGAATAATTTTGCAGGAAAGCTTAACTCCCTATCTTTATGGACAATAAGTCCGTGTGTCGAGAAAATTGGCGGACATAAGGGCAAGGTTTTGAATTGCCCTTCTTCAAGTTCTTTTCTTACACCTATTTCCGGAATTAATGCAAAACCAATTCCACTTTTCACAGATTGTTTTATCATTTCAATACTTGGAAACTCCAGTGCAGTGTTCCCCTCAATTCCAGCTTCCTGCAAAATCTTGCTAGCTTGAGTATGGTATAAACAGTTTGTCCCGAAGCTTATTACTATTTCATCATTTAGAGCATCTAGACCTTTAGATTCAACTCTTTGTACCAGTGCATCAGAGGCGATAAAAACTAGCTTTTCCTCTATTAAAGGATAGAAAACAATATCATTACGATGCGGATTTTGAGGAACAATACCAAAATCTACAGCGTGTTTTAAAACGTGATTCAGAATATCTGGCTGAAATCCTGCTTCCAGTCTTACTTTTATCTTTGGATATTGACCTAAAAATTCTTGAATAAGGGAAGACATACGCGTTAAGAAGAAAGATTCTTGCATACGAATATGTACAATTCCTTGTGGTTGATCCAGTTCGTTCATTGCCTCCTGTAAAGACATGCCTAAATGAATAAATTGGTACGCAAATGTAGCAAGCCTCAAACCAGCTTCTGTAGGTTTTACACCCCTGGATAATCGATGAAACAATTTTTGTTTACAGGCTTGTTCCAATAACTGAATATGAGTGGTTACAGTAGATTGAACATACCCTAATTTATCTGCGGCTCGACTAAAACTATTTTCTTCAATCACTGCAATAAATGTCTTAAAAAACTTCCCTTCCAATAATTCAATCATCGTATAAACAACCTCCTTGATATCGAAAAACAAAATAGCTTTTATTGTATATATTCATAAGTGAAATTGTTAATTCAATGATATATTAATTTTCGTGCAGATGAAAGACTGCTCCCAAAAATATAAGAATGCAAAAGGAGAAACAAACAATGAACAAAAAACAAGGATTTAGATTAGGTGTGTACGTTTTTAAGGACGCAGAAGTTATTGATTACGCAGCCCCATACGGTGTATTTTCGGTGGCAAGAAGATTTGATCCAGAATTGGATGCTTTTCTTGTTGCAGACGCTATGAAACCAATTCAGACACAAGCCGGTCTTACTGTACACCCTAACTACAGCTTCAATGATATGCCCGATTTGGATGCATTTTTAATTCCTGGCGGCTTTGGCACACGTCAAGAAACGAATAATAAGCGACTACACCAATACATCCAATCTCTTCCCGAAACAACTCTACTTACAAGTGTATGTACTGGTTCATGGATTTACGGTAGGATGGGACTCTTGGACGGTATTCCTGCAACAAACCGTAAAGAGCCAGATCATTTGGAAGCGACAAACATGGGCAAGGTGCCAATCGATCGATTAGCGGAAATCGCACCAGCCTGCAAAATCAGTCGTGCTCGCATAGTCGATACTGGCAGAATCGTAACTGCAGGTGGTATCGCTTCTGGCATGGAAATGGGCTTTCATTTGTTGAGAAGAGCTGGTTATGATGAAACCTTTATTTCTGAAGTAGCTCGCGTTATGGAGTATAAAGCTGCATACGACAATTACAAAAATGACATTGAATATTTTAAAGCCTAACCTATTGAGTGGATGTATGTTCTAACATCACGCCTATCAAGCTAAGACAACATGTTGTCTCAAGAATAAAAAACGCGATTCTTTCCGTAACATACGGGATAAGATCGCGTTTTTTCATAGATTTTCAATTTTTTAAAATGTATGCTCAATCTTTTCGTCGTTGTTCTTCTTGTTCTGGTGTTGTAAGACTTGAAAGTGATTATCCAATTAACAGAACGAAAGTTATAGCCATTAATCCCACTCCATTCGATTCTGCAATCGTTCAGGATCACCCTAGAAAAAGGACAGAAAGAGAGATTAAAGGAGCTTTATAAATGTTGTTCTTATGAAGAGTCTACTTTCCAGTTTGAGTATTGAGAAGAAGGAAAGAGATCGTGATCTTGCATGTTCATTGACTGTTCGGCAAAAAGGCAGTGATCAACTAGGTAGCTCAATTGTTATTCCATCAAGGAAGTTTCTCTCTAGTTAAATGTCTGTTCGACATGTTAGAGATTTTCCATGTCGTATTCAAGTTAATTCTGGTTTCCTGAATGCAGAAATTAAAGTCAGAGGATTCCGTGATACTACCATTCTAGAGAGTATTACAGTACGAGTAAGAAGAATTAGTGATTTACATGCTAGGATTACGGTGAGGAATACGCAATATGATGCAGATGCTAGCTATGTATTTTTCATGTAAGGATGTTGGAATTCAGTTTCTCAGCTTATTGAAAATACCCACGAATTCATAAACCAAAAGGATACGTGGAATTACTTGAGTTCTTCTTTACTGAGCAGTATCAAATTCTTTCGTTTTTAACGTTACCACATCGATCTTTTGGTTATCCCAATACGTTAAAAATTCTAAAATCTCATTCTCAAATGTGTAAACATAATTTTCACACTTAGTTGATTCATAGCAATCCTTTAATTTCATTTTATATTCTGTGCCATACGTTTTGAATACATCTTCTTTTGTTCTTGGCAATTTCTCTTCTTCAAGATACTCCATGTATGAGGTACTTTTTATTACCTTATCTTTTTGTAGAGTAATAGTATTTGACAGCCCCTTTTTACTTCTATAAGCGATTAATTTAATATCACCCTTTTCATCTTCTGATTCCGGCTTTCCGTATAACCCTACAATTTTATTGTAAGAGTCCCCTAACGATATTCCATTGAATTGAAACCTGTACTCTTGCTCTTGTTGAGATGTTGACGTTTCCTGTCCACAGCCTGTAAGAAAAATAAATGTTGCCAACAAATAAAACAGATTCTTCAATTTGCGATCCTCCTTATTTGATAGCAGTTATAATTCACTATCTACCATCATCTACAAATTTATCATAAGTTACCTTTACCTTTTTCATGTAGTAATCCCAGTGCCAATGTTTCCGGATCAGTGTGTGTTTGATTCGGATATTCACTGTGCCCTTTAATGTGTTTTCTGACTATAGGGATATCATAAGTATAAGCTAACATTGCTGCTAGTTTTGCAGATTCTCTATACATGATATTTGTAAACCATTTTGGATCATCAACATACCCTTCATTTTCAATACCAATTGTATATGGATTTGCACTTCTTGCTATATTCCTATCATCAACCATTTGAGTGATATCTCCGTCATCACTTACATAGTAATGCGCAGAAGAAGCACCTTTACTACCATGGTCTTTTTGCGCCGAACTAATGGAACCAGCATATGTACCTTCCATTACATGAATGACTAGATGAGCAATATCTTTTTGTTTCATTCCGCTCCTTCATGTCAGCATAAACGTCACTTCTTACATATTTTTGATACCGTTGTGTTCCTTTGCGTTCCTTGAAGTTGGTTTGCAAAATGGTTTGCAATGTTTTCAAAAGAAAAAGTCGTTTCCTTAATTAAAGGAGACGACTTTCCTCATTAAATAACAACGCTCACTACATCCTCAACAGGTATCCACCAGAAATCCTCATCATTCTTTAGCTTGATCTGCTTGAACGTTGAATCAAACTTCTCTACCCATCCCCACGCTGTTTCGATTACTCCTCTATCCCCTTTTGTAGCTTTCCACCAGTTGATTGTAAGAGCGTAGTCAAACTGACGTGATTCAGATATCCGATAACAGAACTCGGCTAGCCCATCTTCTTCAATGATTGGCTTTTCAATCAGCTTTTTATCCTCGTGAAGTTGACGCAACATCTCAGCATGCTTTGGCAAAAGTGGATCAAGAATTTAGGAAGCTATCATTTTTCCGATATATTTATATATATGCATTTTTTTACTAAAAAATATATTTTTTTATTTTATACTAAATATTCCCATCAAATCTTCCGATATACTATTTGGATATATTTGTATATTCACTATTATTCAAAAAAATATTAGGAGGATTAACATGTTATCAGTTTCTAGTGCTTCAAATTCTTACAGACAAAATATGAACAGCGCAAGAGAAGTAATGGCTGTAAAAAATCAACAGGAGCAACGTAACAATGATCATCTACAAGGTAATATTCAAAATGATAGTGTACAAATATCAAAAGAAGGTAAACAGTTATATCTAGCTAGCGCTTCAGCTAGTTCTAATTCATGGTGGGATGATTTAAAGGATACGGCTTCTGATTGGATTGATTCTAGTAAGAGATGGTTAGTTGATGCTGGTAATTTTTTATTAGACGCTGCCAAAGCAGGACTGGATTTCTTAATTCTAGATGATGTAAAAACAATTTTTGATCCAAAAGCTAGTGATGTAGAGAAAGGATTCGCAATTCTCTCTCTATTCCCTGCTGGAAAAGGAGCGAAAGCCGGAAAAAAAACGTATGACCTACTGAAGAAATACGGTGATGATGTAGTCGATCTTGCAAATGATGTCCTCAAAGGACGACAGAAGATTGGTAAATATTTTGTAAAATCTAGGATCGATGAAGATTCTCTCATCTTACGGGAGACAGAAAGAGCAATGAAAGATAAACGAGTACAAGACGATGCAAATAATTTAGTAAAAAGGTTTTTGGCAGGGGGGAAATCAGGAAAAGGTAGCAGACATTTATTCGGGGATGTTTGGGAGCTTCGGGGAGATTCAGGAGCAAGAGTGTATTATAGAATTAAAAACGATACATTTGAAATATTAGGTAAATCAAATAAGGATAATCAAGATACAGTTTTAAAACGCTTAAGAAAACTATATGATTAGTTGAAAGGAGGACTACTTATGAAAAAATCAATTAAGAAGATTTGGATAGAGAGAGAAGAATTTGCAACTCCTCCCGATGTATTTGATGATAACACAGATGTGATCATCACGTTTTCAGATAACACACGATGGATTGCCTCTTTTTTTACTTATCAAAACATTGAATCACTAAGAAAACAAAATCAGGAAACTGGAGAAAAATTGCATGGGACTTTTTATTGGTCTAGCGATATGGTCCTTATCGATAATACAAAGAGAGAAACTATTGAAAAGGTTGTAAATCACCTAATAGAGAGCAATTGGTTTGATATGATTTTTTCTAAAATAAGTGACGATAATTAGCAATGTAAAGTAAACTAATCGGGTTAAGCTACCAGTAAGTGGACACCAAAAAAATAGTGTGAAAATAATATAGTATAAAAAAATTCCCGTCAGCGGTAGCACTGACGGGTTTTCTGTATCCTTGTTACCAGGTATCCACCAGAAATCCTCATCATTCTTTAACTTGATCTGTTTAAACGTTGAATCAAACTTCTCTACCCATCCCCATGCAGATTCAATTACTCCTCGACCTTCTTTTGTCTCTTTCCACCAACTAATTGTTATTGCATAGTCATACTGACGTGAGTCAGGTATCCTGTAACAAAACTCGGCTAGCTCGTCCTCTTCAATGATTGGCTTTTGACCGCCCCCGCTATAGTTGTCGTGCTGTCCATCTTGAAAGTTGCGCTTCACGCCCCTCACACTCTCTATATCGTTATAGGGTATTCTACAGTTACGAATGAATTTGAAAAAACCGTAAGAGAAAGCGAAAATAACAAAAAACAGGTTAATCATGGTGATATCTGACCATAATCGACCTGTTCAACGTAACGCTAAAGCGTTATTTAGGGTATAATATTTAAGCTTTTCTTGTGAGTACAAATAAATTGGAAAATTCTTTGTAGCTGTATTACATGGGTTAAGTATGTTATTGGTGGAATGATAGGTTCATTCGGCACTGGGTGGGGTCTATTCATCAGCCGCCACGACAGAGCCATGAGCAAAAAAGACCACAATACGGGTGGCTAGCTCGCATTGTGGCGTTCAATATATTTACCTACACACAAAGTCAAGAAACAATAACTTACGAAAATAGCTAATGACAAAAAAACATTAGTACGATCGTTGTCTACTTTTTTGTTCAAAATGCGTTTTATTGAAATGACTATAATTCCCAAAAGGATTAGATAAAAAATGCTGATGCTGAAATAGTACTGGATTGTATAGCCAAAAAATTTGGGATCGAAACATGTAAACAAGAGAATTTTTCCCACAACGATATAAATAAAAGTGATTAAATACTTCATGTTCTCCAGTCTTCTCCTTAATTTTCGGTTTCGACACTGGTAATGCTATGGCAAATATTGTAGATGAGAAAAATCAAGAAATTGAACAGGGCAACTATCTACTATTCTTAAATGGTGAGTATGATGAGGAACTTAAAAAGAACATTTTAATCCCCAACACGCCAAATCAGCTATTTAAGCTGAATGAACAAAACAGCTTAGATGCTCATGACTCTTCGAACAATGAGTATAAAAATGTTTTTGAAACAGAGTCACTACCTTCAATAAACGAAAAAGAACTTACCACTGCAATTGACAGTTTGAAATAGTTCTGAAGTCAGAAGTACCTCTTTTCCTGTTCTTTTAAAAAACCTTCATTAAATTTAATCTGATAAAATCAACTTTTTATTATGAAGTCTTCTATTTAGGAAGAGGTATGATAGTAATTGGCTTCACCAGAAAGGAAAGCGTTTAGACCATACTTCTACCTCTATTCCCTTTAAAAGACTAACTTTTTCAAAACCAATAGATGAAAAGTAACCGCTAGTTTCCGAAACTTGGACAAACACAAATATTAATTGATCTGTACACTCAGAATTTTGTGAATGATGCATTGCAATAACTACACTTTCAAGAATACTAACTGATTTATCATCTAGTTTTTTTATAACTTCCAATAGACATTTTTCTTCCTTAGATAGCTTCTTATTGTAGATAGTCCATTCGGAGTTTATAATGTCTCGATCTAATATATTTGTGTATCACCATAAAAATAACTGTACGCAAATAGTGTGAATGCAAATTTGTTATGTACATAATTATCAAGAATTAAAAGGGTCTGCCCGTTCCCATTTCCTAAAAAATAGGCTCTGTTAAAGAATGTTGTTGAATTGTTATTCAGCTAACGGGCAGTTTAACGCAATAAAAAATTTTTACCAAGCACAATAAATCGGTTCTTTGAATATGATTGTTATATGAAAAAGTCAGTGTGTACACTTGCTGGATTTGTTTTGTACTAAAGGGTGAAACTTGCGAAATTGTAGTTTACAGTCTCACCTCACACCGATATGTATGAGCAATAACTATGTTTGGTGGGAGGAAGAATAAATGGATTCCTTTCAAAAAAATAATATGTTAACACAAAATTCATCAAGTAATGTAAAAAAGAAACGGTCAACCAATAATTCATCAAGTAATGCAAAAAAGAAACAGTCAACCAATAAAAAAAAGAAACAGTCAACCAATAATTCATCAATTTTACACTGCCTGAATGGCAATAATTTAGAACTCATTGTGGCTGTTCTTCTTTTAACTGGTAAGTTAAGAGTAGATGCTGTTCAATTGTTTAGACAAGCTACGATGATTGTCAGCTTAACGGGAAAGTACATTACATTAGGCGATTTGAACAATAAAAATGTAGATAACATGATGAAATTTCTTAACGATAATGGAAATATGACCGTAGATGAGATTATTCAGGCACTTAAAAAGAAAATGGATAATTGATGAGTTTTTTAAGAAAGGAAAAGGGTGAACTCATAATGAATAATTTTGATGGAGAGGGTTTCTCGGAATTAATATTAATAATTATTTTAATTGCATTGCTATTATTTGGTTCCACAGATATAATTGGTCTTTCCGCTCAACCAACAAAACCATAGAAACCTGAGTGAAAGCACCTATTTATTTTATTGAACAGGACCTCAAAACGGGTCCTTTTTCTTTTTGATGAATTATCAACATTGTTGTATAACAGAGTCAAAGAATAAATTCAACCTCTTCTTTTTCTACAGCGTGACTTGCAATATATTTAACGTAAGCTAAAATTCTATCTACAAAATATATTGCTTCTTCTCTTCTTTCGATAGTATCCAACTTCTTATACACAGTTTTAAAAACTTTATCATATTTTCTCTGGGAGCCACTGTTACTCCTCCTACATAATATTGGTTCAATCCCCATTTGCATTAATAGATAAAATTACGCTATAAAAAATAGAGGTAGCAATAAAACTTTACTTCTGCTTCAAAGGCTTCCATAGACGTATGGGACGCATGCTTATTTTCTGCTATCACTGATTGCTCCTTTAAATGATCTGATAAAAACATCATTCCATCTTATTATTTTTATATATTCGTTCAACTTCTACTTGGCTGTACCTGCTTGCCGCAATTTTTGCTTGTCTCCACGTATCATCATCAATTTTTAACTCTTTTGCTTTTCCTGTAATTTCTTATAGAGCCATCGTGCATGTTGATTGATCATGCCATACTCCAATGAATTGCCTGGTAAGGCAGACCCATCACGTTCAGAACGAGAAGAACAGACTCCCTGATCGTAAAACTCGGTAAAGTAGAGATATTCAATCCATAGATTAAATGCTTTTTCATACTTATCAGCATGTATCCATTGGCCCCCCCTTTCGAAATTTTTATTTGCTTGTATCCTTTAAACCAGCTTTAATTCCTTTTTCAAAAAATGTCACCTGCTCTTCTGTTAATTCTACTCCTGAAACTTTATAATTTGGGGAATAATGGGATTTATCTACTTATGGTACGGTTCACCGCGCAGTCTGTAAATAATGATGAACCCCAAATGATACGCACCCTTGATTTAAGTCAATGAACCGTCATAACCCGCGTATTACAATGAAATTAATTCAGAAAAATAGGGGGTTATTTGATGGTTACCTCAGGAAAAGAACTAACAGATCAGCGAAAAACTGCTCTAACTGCTGGGACATCGCTTATCATTATGACACTTGCTGCATTTTTTTCGTGTGGCTTTGTCCATGGAAGCCTTGTGGTGCAAGAGGATGCCAGCACCACATTTCATAACATCATGTCATCAAATATGCTTTTCAAAGCTGAAATCTTTGGTTGGGTCATCATCCTGATCTGTGACATAGTGGTCGCCTGGGCTTTCTATATTTTCCTGAAGCCAATTAATAAAAGTCTTTCATTGCTCGGTGCATAGCTCCGTCTTACCTATGCGACTATATTGGGAATTGCCATACTGAATTTAATATTTGTGTTGCTTCTCTCAAACAGTACAGACTATTTATTATTATTTAAAACCGATCAACTTCAAGCACATGTGATGCTGTATTTGGAAGCATTTGATTCGATCTGGTCTATTGGTTTACTAATTTTTGGCGGGCATCTATTGATTGTGGGCTGTTTGGCTTTCAAATCAGTCAACATACCTAAAGTCATTAGCATCTTATTGTTGATTGCTTCAATAGGCTATATTGTCATTCACCTCTGTAATACGTTTCTTCCACAATACGATGGGATCATTACGATACTTAAACTTGTATTTACTGTGCCAATGATTGTAGGAGAATTAGGCTTTGGATTATGGTTGCTGTTAAGAGGAGGAAAAGTCTCTATAAAGGCGTGACATCTGCCTAATTATTATCTTTATGGACCCGCTTCTTGATTCTGCTTAATGACTCTGGGGTAATACCGAGATAACTCGCCAATTGATGTTGGGGTACACGATCGATTAAATGAGGTTCGTTTCAGTAATAGTGCTTTGAAGCGTTCTTCAGGTGTAGAAGCGATAAATGCAGCGAATTCATCTTGCACCTGACCAAAGTTTTCCTCTATCATCTTGCGTGTCATTGATTCCAATTGAGTGTATTTGTTATACATGTCTTTTTCGGTATCTAGGTCACCAACGACCAATACGGAGTCTTCATGACACGTAATGGTGTACTCGGATGACTTATCTAGTTTATGATGATTGAAAATCGAACTTGCTTGCTCTTCTGTGTAGAAATTGGATGTGATCTCTTTTCCCGTTTCATCAATCGAATACTGCCTTACGCATCCCTTCAACACGAAATAACATTTAGTGGGAACATCTCCTTGTCTAAGGAGAACTGTTCCTTTTTTATATTCCTCAATAAGTATATCTTCAGCAATAGCCTGTTGTTCTTCTTCGTTAAGTGATGTAAATCTAGTCAAATACTTTGAACAATATTCTTTTCATTTTGCTCTCCTTTCATCTCGTAGATTACTGCTTACTGTCAATACATTAATCATTATATACTCACCATCAGTCCTCTGTCTTGATGTACTATTGATCTGAAGCCATCTTGCAAGGAACAAACCCTGGACCCTTTATTTGCAGAAGAACAGAATGAGCAATCAACTATTCAGTTACAAACTAAAGAATCCTCAACGCCTCCTATCTTAGAAGTTGGCTTTTATAAGATTATTTCAAGTCTAGCTTTGGGTAAGTTACCTGCAACTTTATCTGTGCGTGCTAAGGATGAGAATACTCTTGCTGCTTCTATTGATGTAAACAGTAAATACAAAATTGAAGGTTTACCAGCTCAGTTATCCATTCTAAGAAAATCAGTTGGTACTGAATTGAGTTGTTCTATGGATGTGGTAGGTAAACGGAATAGTTCAATGTCAGCTTCTTTAACCATTGAGAAGAAGCTCAGAGAAACTGTAGTTCCTGCTGAACTTACAGTAAGAAGGTTAGAAGCTTCATCCTTATTAAGTTCAATAAGTATTGAGAAGAAGCCACGT
It includes:
- a CDS encoding MarR family transcriptional regulator, coding for MLNKQAKQIDLETVDSNRNQEQSLHLFVVLSRAFNWASAHVQKDIRQYDLNPTEFGVLELLFHRGRQPLQQIGDKILISSGNITYVVDKLEKKGYLLRKPCPNDRRVIYAELTQDGEQFLQDIFPKHQEKLAEALNGLSSEEKEIAIVLLKKLGKSAQMNFADK
- a CDS encoding LysR family transcriptional regulator; this translates as MIELLEGKFFKTFIAVIEENSFSRAADKLGYVQSTVTTHIQLLEQACKQKLFHRLSRGVKPTEAGLRLATFAYQFIHLGMSLQEAMNELDQPQGIVHIRMQESFFLTRMSSLIQEFLGQYPKIKVRLEAGFQPDILNHVLKHAVDFGIVPQNPHRNDIVFYPLIEEKLVFIASDALVQRVESKGLDALNDEIVISFGTNCLYHTQASKILQEAGIEGNTALEFPSIEMIKQSVKSGIGFALIPEIGVRKELEEGQFKTLPLCPPIFSTHGLIVHKDRELSFPAKLFKSKIINHFS
- a CDS encoding DJ-1/PfpI family protein; the encoded protein is MNKKQGFRLGVYVFKDAEVIDYAAPYGVFSVARRFDPELDAFLVADAMKPIQTQAGLTVHPNYSFNDMPDLDAFLIPGGFGTRQETNNKRLHQYIQSLPETTLLTSVCTGSWIYGRMGLLDGIPATNRKEPDHLEATNMGKVPIDRLAEIAPACKISRARIVDTGRIVTAGGIASGMEMGFHLLRRAGYDETFISEVARVMEYKAAYDNYKNDIEYFKA
- a CDS encoding DUF4386 domain-containing protein: MVTSGKELTDQRKTALTAGTSLIIMTLAAFFSCGFVHGSLVVQEDASTTFHNIMSSNMLFKAEIFGWVIILICDIVVAWAFYIFLKPINKSLSLLGA
- a CDS encoding DUF4386 domain-containing protein, producing MLGIAILNLIFVLLLSNSTDYLLLFKTDQLQAHVMLYLEAFDSIWSIGLLIFGGHLLIVGCLAFKSVNIPKVISILLLIASIGYIVIHLCNTFLPQYDGIITILKLVFTVPMIVGELGFGLWLLLRGGKVSIKA